The following proteins come from a genomic window of Notamacropus eugenii isolate mMacEug1 chromosome X, mMacEug1.pri_v2, whole genome shotgun sequence:
- the LOC140516220 gene encoding uncharacterized protein isoform X2, whose product MSTCSQLSKKKANETVKKSVRFMEPEVIREKHQMTFEAEEKKKEKTGPQEEISTRGCSFTGSRIYPRGPPGSHQQAKLHGQGGPYSQGGSQGQAGPSDQASPHDQAGPYDQTDSYSAQPPAKRPRGKKGMKKDEERGRMNLNEDDLCDCLERACLGCFYLCPQCQSTKCGPTCRSNQNWIYKANTNEGGEVVSTFPFSHAKY is encoded by the exons ATGAGTACCTGTTCTCAATTGTCTAAGAAAAAGGCGAATGAGACTGTGAAGAAATCAGTTCGCTTCATGGAACCGGAGGTGATCAGAGAAAAGCATCAGATGACATTTGaggctgaagaaaagaaaaaagaaaag ACAGGTCCCCAGGAAGAGATCAGCACCCGTGGCTGCAGCTTCACTGGTTCCCGAATCTACCCGCGTGGACCACCAGGCTCCCATCAGCAAGCCAAACTCCATGGCCAAGGCGGCCCCTATAGCCAAGGTGGATCCCAGGGTCAAGCCGGGCCCAGTGACCAAGCCAGTCCCCATGACCAAGCTGGGCCTTATGACCAAACTGACTCCTACTCAGCTCAACCACCTGCGAAGCGCCCACGTGGCAAGAAAGGCatgaagaaagatgaagagagaggCAGGATGAATCTGAATGAAGATGATCTCTGTGACTGTCTGGAGAGAGCATGCCTGGGCTGCTTCTACCTGTGCCCCCAGTGCCAGTCCACCAAGTGTGGGCCCACCTGCCGCAGCAATCAGAATTGGATTTACAAGGCCAATACCAACGAGGGTGGAGAAGTGGTCAGCACCTTCCCGTTTTCCCATGCTAA GTATTGA
- the LOC140516220 gene encoding uncharacterized protein isoform X1 has protein sequence MSTCSQLSKKKANETVKKSVRFMEPEVIREKHQMTFEAEEKKKEKVRVQKKPTAGEVKGTSSAAAGPIGSNITSSVHIGSSIQMASPAQSSPSGQMASSVRTGTIGQVDSHGHPRIHVLVGSRLVTTPRGLVHYRSQTSLHNPIHLHGQTGPQEEISTRGCSFTGSRIYPRGPPGSHQQAKLHGQGGPYSQGGSQGQAGPSDQASPHDQAGPYDQTDSYSAQPPAKRPRGKKGMKKDEERGRMNLNEDDLCDCLERACLGCFYLCPQCQSTKCGPTCRSNQNWIYKANTNEGGEVVSTFPFSHAKY, from the exons ATGAGTACCTGTTCTCAATTGTCTAAGAAAAAGGCGAATGAGACTGTGAAGAAATCAGTTCGCTTCATGGAACCGGAGGTGATCAGAGAAAAGCATCAGATGACATTTGaggctgaagaaaagaaaaaagaaaaggtaagagTCCAGAAGAAGCCGACTGCTGGAGAAGTAAAAGGCACGTCCAGTGCTGCAGCGGGGCCCATTGGAAGCAATATCACCTCCAGTGTCCATATTGGCTCCAGCATCCAGATGGCATCCCCAGCACAGAGCAGCCCAAGTGGTCAGATGGCCTCCAGTGTCCGTACTGGCACTATTGGCCAGGTTGACTCCCACGGCCACCCCAGAATCCATGTCTTGGTTGGCTCTCGCCTCGTTACCACCCCCCGAGGCCTGGTGCACTACCGAAGCCAGACCAGCCTCCATAACCCAATTCACCTTCATGGCCAGACAGGTCCCCAGGAAGAGATCAGCACCCGTGGCTGCAGCTTCACTGGTTCCCGAATCTACCCGCGTGGACCACCAGGCTCCCATCAGCAAGCCAAACTCCATGGCCAAGGCGGCCCCTATAGCCAAGGTGGATCCCAGGGTCAAGCCGGGCCCAGTGACCAAGCCAGTCCCCATGACCAAGCTGGGCCTTATGACCAAACTGACTCCTACTCAGCTCAACCACCTGCGAAGCGCCCACGTGGCAAGAAAGGCatgaagaaagatgaagagagaggCAGGATGAATCTGAATGAAGATGATCTCTGTGACTGTCTGGAGAGAGCATGCCTGGGCTGCTTCTACCTGTGCCCCCAGTGCCAGTCCACCAAGTGTGGGCCCACCTGCCGCAGCAATCAGAATTGGATTTACAAGGCCAATACCAACGAGGGTGGAGAAGTGGTCAGCACCTTCCCGTTTTCCCATGCTAA GTATTGA